A window from Pokkaliibacter sp. MBI-7 encodes these proteins:
- a CDS encoding oxygenase MpaB family protein translates to MRRLIEKQVLGLTGLSLQGVNYHEPRGDIGLYGPDSMVWRVHADFTSMLCGGVSALLLQMLEPMTLAGVWDHSNFREDMLGRLRRTAQFISGTSFGPRSDALALVEKVRRIHGHIVGHCADGRPYYANDPQLLTWVHVTEVSSFLKGYMQYKGALSDEEQDRYLTESALTARLLGAEDIPTTRVQVEDYLQAMRPRLLCDERTEEVRDVLLRGFAGAPQLVPMFKLFMAAGVDLLPVWAADLLGLPMSGLKRRMVHQSVSSTAAVLRWAVRDSASIRARQRVASMPLSGNGLSV, encoded by the coding sequence GTGCGGCGCTTGATTGAAAAACAGGTTCTGGGATTGACCGGGTTGTCGCTGCAAGGCGTCAACTACCATGAGCCACGCGGTGATATTGGCTTGTACGGGCCTGACTCCATGGTCTGGCGGGTACATGCCGACTTTACCTCCATGCTGTGTGGTGGTGTTTCCGCATTGCTGCTGCAAATGCTTGAGCCGATGACATTGGCCGGGGTGTGGGATCACTCTAACTTCCGCGAGGACATGCTGGGGCGCTTGCGTCGTACCGCTCAGTTTATTTCCGGCACCTCCTTCGGGCCGCGCTCTGATGCGCTGGCGCTGGTGGAGAAGGTGCGCAGAATCCATGGCCATATCGTCGGTCACTGTGCCGATGGGCGGCCATACTACGCCAATGATCCACAGCTGCTGACCTGGGTGCACGTCACCGAAGTCAGCAGTTTTCTCAAGGGGTATATGCAGTATAAAGGGGCATTGAGTGACGAAGAGCAGGATCGCTACCTGACGGAGTCGGCACTGACCGCACGCCTGCTGGGGGCAGAAGATATTCCGACCACCCGGGTACAGGTGGAAGACTACCTGCAGGCCATGCGCCCACGACTGCTCTGTGATGAACGTACCGAGGAGGTGCGTGACGTACTGCTGCGTGGTTTTGCTGGCGCACCGCAGCTGGTGCCCATGTTCAAGCTGTTTATGGCGGCGGGTGTTGACCTGTTGCCTGTGTGGGCTGCCGACTTGCTGGGCTTGCCCATGAGCGGGCTCAAGCGCCGTATGGTGCATCAGAGTGTCAGCTCGACGGCCGCTGTATTGCGCTGGGCCGTGCGTGACAGTGCCAGTATTCGTGCCCGTCAGCGGGTGGCGAGTATGCCTCTGTCAGGCAACGGGCTGTCGGTTTAA